A part of Terriglobus roseus genomic DNA contains:
- a CDS encoding two-component system sensor histidine kinase NtrB, with protein sequence MTQDNESKEKSSGQLLPVDAARANSLLAAIVESSDDAIISKDLDGTITSWNAAAERIFGFSSEEIVGKSILTLIPEDLQDEEKTIIARLRRGERIEHFETTRVAKSGKLLSLSLTISPVRDASGTVVGASKIARDISERKEFERRLVETEKIVATGRMAATIAHEINNPLEAVVNLIYLARLSPTVNEQVREYLRLAEQEIERVSLIARQTLGYFRETAVPVDFPVSVLLDEVLTVYGAKLAYSGIDVHRDYQPAQRLTMRKGELTQLFSNLVANAIDAMPLGGDLSVSVAPEGQSPEDGVRVQMADTGTGISEELLEKIFEPFFTTKEQRGTGIGLWLSRQFVEDHRGSIAVTSSTDVEDHGTTFRIFLPYANGLMQDAVAGERGNA encoded by the coding sequence GTGACGCAGGACAACGAATCAAAAGAGAAGTCTTCCGGACAGCTACTGCCGGTTGATGCGGCGCGGGCAAATTCGTTGCTGGCGGCGATTGTGGAGTCGTCTGACGACGCCATTATCAGCAAAGACCTGGATGGAACCATTACAAGTTGGAATGCGGCGGCGGAACGGATCTTCGGCTTCTCGTCAGAAGAGATCGTTGGCAAATCGATTTTGACGCTGATCCCTGAAGACCTGCAAGATGAAGAGAAGACGATCATTGCGCGGCTGCGTCGTGGCGAGCGCATTGAACACTTTGAGACGACGCGCGTTGCAAAGTCTGGCAAGTTGCTGTCGCTGTCGCTGACGATCTCGCCAGTGAGAGATGCAAGCGGCACAGTAGTGGGCGCTTCGAAGATTGCCCGCGACATTTCTGAGCGCAAGGAATTTGAGCGCCGACTGGTGGAGACGGAGAAGATCGTTGCCACGGGGCGCATGGCCGCGACGATTGCGCACGAGATCAACAATCCCCTGGAAGCTGTGGTGAACCTGATCTACCTGGCACGGTTGAGTCCTACCGTGAACGAACAGGTACGCGAGTATTTGCGGTTGGCCGAGCAGGAGATTGAGCGTGTGTCGTTGATTGCGCGGCAGACGCTGGGGTATTTCCGCGAGACGGCGGTGCCGGTGGATTTTCCGGTGAGCGTGCTGCTTGATGAAGTTCTGACGGTATACGGTGCGAAGCTGGCTTACAGCGGCATTGATGTGCATCGTGACTACCAGCCTGCGCAGCGCCTGACGATGCGTAAGGGCGAACTGACGCAGTTGTTCTCAAACCTGGTGGCGAACGCAATTGATGCGATGCCGCTGGGTGGCGATCTGTCTGTCTCGGTTGCGCCTGAGGGCCAGTCTCCGGAAGACGGTGTACGCGTGCAGATGGCAGATACGGGCACGGGTATTTCCGAGGAATTGCTGGAGAAGATCTTCGAACCGTTCTTCACGACGAAGGAACAGCGTGGCACCGGTATTGGGCTGTGGCTCTCCAGGCAGTTTGTGGAGGACCATCGCGGTAGTATTGCTGTTACCAGCAGCACAGACGTCGAGGATCACGGAACCACCTTCCGCATCTTCCTGCCGTACGCAAACGGTCTGATGCAGGATGCTGTGGCTGGTGAGAGAGGCAATGCATGA
- the hisC gene encoding histidinol-phosphate transaminase — protein sequence MSDIQPRRAILAMPEYHPPLGGRDALRLDFNENTHAPSPRVREALSTLSLESFTIYPERGPVEAKVAAHYGLKPEQVLLANGTDEGIHLVTYTFLEEGDECLFATPSFFMYDVNAMAMGAKLVRIQMDDKLEFPYERMLAAITPKTKLIILCSPNNPTGNTITREQIRTIAKAAPHAVILVDEAYFHFFGESVMDDLISGELTNILIARTFSKAYGLANLRVGAIAGPVNLINHLRKASSPYNVNGIALTAVNASVDDTEYIDWYVAQITEGRERVYKALANMKVPYWQSHANFVLMHIGPRHKEFVDGMRARGVLVRDRSSDPGLDGCVRITIGLEDQITTGIAALRDTLAGMGWTPAEVNKPETQPKETPDYE from the coding sequence ATGAGCGACATTCAACCCCGCCGCGCCATCCTCGCCATGCCGGAGTACCACCCACCTCTCGGTGGCCGCGACGCTCTGCGCCTCGACTTCAACGAGAACACGCACGCACCATCGCCGCGCGTGCGTGAAGCACTCAGCACACTCTCGCTGGAAAGCTTCACCATCTATCCCGAGCGCGGCCCCGTAGAAGCAAAGGTCGCCGCACACTACGGCCTCAAGCCAGAACAGGTCCTGCTCGCCAACGGCACTGACGAAGGCATTCACCTCGTCACCTACACCTTCCTTGAAGAAGGTGACGAATGCCTCTTCGCCACGCCGTCGTTCTTCATGTATGACGTCAACGCCATGGCGATGGGCGCGAAACTCGTTCGCATCCAGATGGATGACAAGCTTGAGTTCCCCTACGAGCGCATGCTCGCAGCCATCACGCCCAAGACCAAGCTCATCATCCTCTGCTCGCCAAACAACCCCACCGGCAACACCATCACGCGTGAGCAGATTCGCACCATCGCGAAAGCCGCACCACACGCGGTGATTCTCGTCGACGAAGCGTACTTCCACTTCTTCGGCGAATCCGTCATGGACGATCTCATCAGCGGAGAACTAACCAACATTCTCATCGCGCGCACCTTCAGCAAGGCCTACGGTCTGGCCAACCTGCGCGTCGGCGCCATCGCCGGACCAGTTAATCTGATTAACCATCTCCGCAAGGCCAGCTCGCCTTACAACGTCAACGGCATCGCACTCACCGCCGTCAACGCCAGCGTAGACGACACCGAATACATCGACTGGTACGTCGCACAAATCACCGAAGGCCGCGAACGCGTGTACAAGGCGCTCGCCAACATGAAGGTGCCTTACTGGCAGTCGCACGCCAACTTCGTACTCATGCACATTGGCCCGCGCCACAAGGAATTTGTCGATGGCATGCGCGCACGCGGCGTACTCGTCCGCGATCGCAGCAGCGACCCCGGCCTCGATGGCTGCGTCCGCATCACCATTGGCCTTGAAGATCAGATCACCACCGGCATCGCCGCACTCCGCGACACACTTGCAGGCATGGGATGGACGCCCGCCGAAGTGAACAAGCCGGAGACACAACCGAAGGAGACACCCGACTATGAGTAA
- the hisD gene encoding histidinol dehydrogenase yields MKLIKTTGRAKANAYELLATLERRGAVKTAEVEPVVRKIMRDVQKNGDKALLKYATQFDSLNGPIRVTQEEMLAAWNETSPELKAALQTAAENIRSFAEQQKAEEWMTQNTPGVTVGQIVRPLESVGCYVPGGRFPLPSTLLMTAIPASVAGVKRIVVCSPKPARETLAAAHLAGITEMYRTGGAQAIAALAYGTQTITHVDKIVGPGNLYVTAAKIIASTECGIDMPAGPTEIVVTSEKGNAAGIAADLVAQAEHDPETLAVFVTANEQLARDVVAETKLQAKGNKLAEISLKARGTVFLCGDIEETHTITNRLAPEHLTVDSDKDLKWVINAGSVFIGNYSPQSMGDYISGPNHVLPTGRVGRMRGGLSVNDFLKVITVQNYTRSGLATLAPHAIALAEAEGLIAHANSVRIRRKGGKR; encoded by the coding sequence ATGAAGCTCATCAAGACCACAGGCCGCGCCAAAGCTAACGCCTACGAACTCCTCGCCACACTCGAGCGCCGCGGTGCAGTCAAAACCGCCGAGGTGGAACCCGTCGTCCGCAAGATCATGCGCGACGTGCAGAAGAACGGCGACAAGGCGCTGCTGAAATACGCAACGCAGTTCGACAGCTTGAACGGCCCCATCCGCGTAACGCAGGAAGAAATGCTCGCCGCGTGGAATGAAACATCACCAGAACTAAAAGCCGCATTGCAGACCGCAGCAGAAAACATTCGCAGTTTCGCAGAACAACAGAAAGCCGAAGAGTGGATGACGCAGAACACGCCCGGCGTCACCGTAGGCCAGATCGTTCGCCCGCTCGAATCTGTTGGCTGCTACGTCCCCGGTGGACGCTTCCCTCTTCCCTCAACGCTGCTGATGACCGCGATCCCCGCATCCGTCGCAGGCGTCAAGCGCATCGTCGTTTGCTCGCCGAAGCCCGCACGCGAAACACTCGCGGCAGCGCACCTCGCAGGCATCACGGAGATGTATCGCACCGGCGGCGCGCAGGCCATCGCAGCACTCGCATACGGTACGCAGACCATCACGCACGTCGATAAGATCGTTGGCCCCGGCAACCTCTACGTCACCGCCGCGAAGATCATCGCATCCACCGAGTGCGGTATCGACATGCCCGCAGGTCCCACGGAAATCGTTGTCACCAGCGAGAAGGGCAATGCCGCAGGCATCGCCGCCGACCTCGTTGCGCAGGCCGAGCACGACCCCGAAACCCTCGCGGTCTTCGTCACCGCAAACGAACAGCTCGCACGCGACGTGGTTGCGGAAACCAAGCTGCAAGCCAAGGGCAACAAGCTCGCTGAAATCTCATTGAAGGCACGCGGCACAGTCTTCCTCTGCGGCGATATCGAAGAGACACACACCATCACCAACCGCCTCGCACCCGAACACCTCACCGTCGACAGCGACAAAGACCTCAAGTGGGTAATCAACGCTGGCAGCGTCTTCATCGGCAACTATTCACCGCAATCCATGGGCGATTACATCAGCGGCCCCAACCACGTTCTGCCCACAGGCCGCGTCGGTCGTATGCGTGGCGGACTCAGCGTGAACGACTTCCTCAAAGTCATCACTGTGCAGAACTACACGCGCAGCGGCCTCGCCACACTTGCGCCGCACGCCATCGCACTCGCAGAGGCCGAAGGCCTCATCGCGCACGCCAACTCCGTGCGCATCCGCAGAAAAGGAGGCAAACGATGA
- a CDS encoding response regulator: protein MSILRLDGDSAFPPPPHDAVAQFSERSAPRRRRVLVVDDERLITDTVVQILNIHGYDAFGAYSANEAMKLAENFHPDFLLSDVMMPGTNGIELAVAVQEMLPTVQVLLFSGQAGTSQLIENRNLPFALEAKPIHPDKLIKTLENLGRRRR, encoded by the coding sequence ATGAGCATCCTTCGCCTTGATGGCGATTCGGCGTTTCCCCCGCCGCCGCATGATGCGGTTGCACAATTTAGTGAACGTTCTGCTCCGCGCAGACGGCGTGTACTGGTGGTGGATGACGAACGCCTGATCACCGATACCGTTGTGCAGATCCTGAACATCCATGGCTATGACGCGTTCGGCGCATACTCTGCAAACGAAGCGATGAAGCTGGCAGAGAACTTTCATCCAGACTTTCTGTTGTCTGACGTGATGATGCCGGGCACGAATGGTATTGAACTGGCTGTGGCCGTGCAAGAGATGTTGCCCACAGTACAGGTGCTGCTGTTTTCAGGCCAGGCAGGCACCAGCCAGTTGATTGAAAATCGGAACCTTCCGTTCGCACTGGAAGCGAAGCCAATTCATCCGGACAAGTTGATTAAGACGTTGGAGAACCTGGGCCGTCGACGCCGGTAA
- the hisH gene encoding imidazole glycerol phosphate synthase subunit HisH, with the protein MIQVIDYKAGNLTSVVKALNYLGAETNITQSPNDVRKADKIVLPGVGHFQATQLLHDLQLTEATREAIARGVPFLGICVGLQWLYQGSTEAESTDGLCAFGGKCERFPATFNGAELKSPHVGWNSLEDIRPDSKLLRGITNGEFVYYTHSWRAPISKDTAASTSYGGPFTAAVERDNVMGVQFHPEKSGDTGLKLLRNFVEL; encoded by the coding sequence ATGATCCAGGTAATCGACTACAAAGCCGGCAATCTCACCAGCGTAGTTAAGGCACTTAACTATCTCGGTGCAGAGACCAACATCACGCAATCGCCCAACGACGTCCGCAAGGCCGACAAGATCGTCCTTCCCGGCGTGGGTCACTTTCAGGCCACACAGCTTCTGCATGACCTACAGCTGACCGAGGCCACACGCGAAGCCATCGCACGCGGCGTGCCCTTCCTCGGTATCTGCGTGGGCTTGCAGTGGCTTTATCAGGGCTCCACGGAAGCAGAAAGCACCGACGGCCTCTGCGCCTTTGGCGGCAAGTGCGAACGCTTCCCTGCCACCTTCAACGGAGCCGAACTCAAAAGCCCCCACGTAGGCTGGAACTCCCTCGAAGACATCCGCCCCGACAGCAAACTGCTGCGCGGCATCACCAACGGCGAGTTCGTCTACTACACCCACTCCTGGCGCGCGCCCATCAGCAAAGACACCGCAGCCTCCACCAGCTACGGCGGCCCCTTCACCGCAGCCGTAGAACGCGACAACGTAATGGGCGTCCAGTTCCACCCAGAAAAATCCGGCGACACCGGCCTCAAACTACTACGCAATTTCGTGGAGCTGTGA
- the hisB gene encoding imidazoleglycerol-phosphate dehydratase HisB, with protein sequence MSNEQNGSDLHTAPAYTEAFPNQPGTPAVAATASPRIAEIDRNTTETKIKLRLNLDGQGTYNVRTGIRFFDHMLELFTRHGGFDLDLVCNGDLDVDQHHTIEDVGIALGEAFDKALGDKKGILRAGYFVMAMDETLAVAAIDISGRVGYAVDDQVNVAIVGDMQTELVTDFFDGFARGGRCNVHVKTMYGRSNHHKIEAIFKAFARALRGAVSRDERMKDLLPSTKGLL encoded by the coding sequence ATGAGTAATGAACAAAACGGAAGCGACCTCCACACCGCACCCGCATACACCGAAGCGTTCCCCAATCAGCCGGGCACTCCCGCAGTGGCTGCCACCGCATCGCCACGCATCGCAGAGATTGATCGCAACACCACCGAAACCAAGATCAAGCTGCGCCTCAACCTCGACGGCCAGGGCACCTACAACGTCCGCACCGGCATCCGCTTCTTCGATCACATGCTGGAACTCTTCACGCGCCACGGCGGCTTCGATCTCGACCTCGTCTGTAACGGCGACCTCGACGTCGACCAGCACCACACCATTGAAGACGTAGGCATCGCACTCGGCGAAGCGTTCGATAAGGCACTCGGCGACAAGAAAGGCATCCTGCGCGCAGGCTACTTCGTCATGGCCATGGACGAGACACTCGCCGTCGCCGCCATCGACATCAGCGGCCGCGTCGGCTACGCCGTAGACGACCAGGTCAACGTAGCCATCGTCGGCGACATGCAAACCGAACTCGTCACCGACTTCTTCGACGGCTTCGCCCGCGGCGGCCGCTGCAACGTCCACGTAAAAACCATGTACGGCCGCAGCAACCATCACAAGATCGAAGCCATCTTCAAAGCCTTCGCCCGAGCCCTACGCGGAGCCGTAAGCCGCGACGAACGCATGAAAGACCTGCTGCCCTCCACTAAGGGGCTGCTCTAG
- the hisF gene encoding imidazole glycerol phosphate synthase subunit HisF — MLTKRIIACLDVRAGRVVKGIQFVDIIDAGDPAELAHRHAAAGADEIVLLDITATHEGRGTLIDTVKRTAAELFIPFTVGGGIRSAEDAEQVFLAGADKVSINSSAIARPELIGEIGSSFGAQAVIVAIDAKRAADSSDPVGNAEVYVSGGRKNTGLKVVDWAIEAEQRGAGEILLTSMDSDGRRTGFDDELTARVSQAVQIPVIASGGAGNAQHFADVFGRGKADAALAASIFHFGITDSWALKRELQQHGVPVRL, encoded by the coding sequence ATGCTGACCAAACGCATCATCGCCTGTCTCGACGTCCGTGCCGGACGCGTCGTCAAAGGCATTCAGTTCGTCGACATCATCGACGCTGGTGACCCCGCCGAACTTGCCCACCGCCACGCAGCAGCGGGCGCGGACGAAATCGTTCTGCTCGACATCACCGCTACACACGAAGGCCGCGGCACACTCATCGACACAGTGAAGCGCACCGCCGCGGAACTCTTCATCCCCTTCACCGTAGGCGGCGGCATCCGCTCGGCGGAAGACGCGGAGCAGGTCTTCTTGGCAGGCGCAGACAAGGTCAGCATCAACAGCTCCGCAATCGCACGCCCGGAACTCATCGGTGAAATCGGCAGCAGCTTCGGAGCCCAAGCCGTCATCGTCGCCATCGACGCCAAGCGTGCCGCGGACTCATCCGATCCCGTAGGCAATGCCGAAGTGTACGTAAGCGGCGGACGCAAAAACACCGGCTTGAAAGTAGTCGATTGGGCCATTGAAGCTGAGCAGCGCGGCGCAGGCGAAATCCTGCTCACCAGCATGGACTCCGACGGTCGACGCACCGGCTTCGACGACGAACTCACCGCACGCGTCTCGCAGGCCGTGCAGATCCCTGTCATTGCCAGCGGCGGCGCAGGCAACGCACAACACTTCGCAGATGTGTTTGGTCGCGGTAAAGCAGACGCCGCACTCGCCGCCAGCATCTTCCACTTCGGCATCACCGATAGCTGGGCACTCAAGCGCGAACTGCAACAACACGGCGTTCCTGTCCGCCTGTGA
- a CDS encoding HisA/HisF-related TIM barrel protein, with translation MLIPSIDLMNGQIVQLVQGEKLKLAFDDFDYWIDRFSKYPLVQLIDLDAAMRQGDNRALIQQFTSKLTCQVGGGLRTAEDGQRMLDLGAKRVIYGSTLFGGDNEADRKRHPIMNLNFAESLNRTLGEDQLVFSVDTKHGKVAVKGWKESVDLTPEEAVTWLENDCAAFLYTHVDTEGTMSGFPMDIAGILRACTAKQLIVAGGIKEKKEVDDLDAMGVDAVAGMAVYSGAMEA, from the coding sequence ATGCTCATTCCATCTATCGACCTCATGAACGGACAGATCGTCCAGCTTGTCCAGGGTGAAAAACTCAAGCTCGCCTTTGACGACTTCGATTACTGGATCGACCGCTTCTCGAAGTACCCGCTCGTGCAACTGATCGACCTCGACGCCGCCATGCGCCAGGGCGACAACCGCGCACTCATCCAGCAGTTCACATCGAAGCTCACCTGCCAGGTGGGCGGTGGCCTGCGCACCGCAGAAGACGGCCAGCGCATGCTCGACCTCGGCGCCAAGCGCGTCATCTACGGCTCCACGCTCTTCGGCGGCGACAACGAGGCCGACCGCAAGCGCCACCCGATCATGAACCTCAACTTCGCAGAGTCGCTCAACAGGACGCTCGGTGAAGATCAACTCGTCTTCTCCGTCGACACGAAGCACGGCAAGGTCGCAGTAAAGGGTTGGAAGGAAAGCGTTGACCTCACGCCTGAGGAAGCCGTCACATGGCTTGAGAACGACTGCGCCGCCTTCCTCTACACGCACGTCGACACCGAAGGCACCATGAGCGGCTTCCCCATGGACATCGCCGGCATCCTGCGCGCATGCACAGCAAAGCAGTTGATCGTCGCCGGCGGCATCAAGGAAAAGAAAGAAGTCGACGACCTCGACGCCATGGGCGTTGACGCCGTAGCAGGCATGGCCGTCTACAGCGGAGCCATGGAAGCGTAG
- a CDS encoding family 43 glycosylhydrolase — MKLLRVLVLCVLSAGVAVAQANPLLDHADPFITLHPVQGKYVLLATTGNNITLWSGASVPTAAQDSKVVLTAPEGMDQVWSPTLWQMQGKWWIYFTARMNKGGHAIFVLSSDTTDVFGSYTFHGALELGRPSIDPSLLMVKGVPYLMYVTVDRGENAIWMTKLASPLQPVGEKALIAEPEFAWERGAGTTKNYPVNEGPTTLYHAGKTFIVYSGSDTASPRYCLGLLTFRGGDPLVRTNWVKMPQPVFEANPANGIYGPGRGTFAQDAGGWWLLYAAKATDDPTSRNRAVRAQRFTWKDGVPVFGVPMKDGPINSR, encoded by the coding sequence ATGAAACTTCTTCGCGTGTTGGTGTTGTGTGTTTTGAGTGCGGGTGTTGCGGTGGCGCAGGCGAATCCACTACTGGATCATGCGGACCCATTCATTACGCTGCATCCGGTGCAGGGCAAGTACGTGTTGCTGGCGACCACGGGCAACAACATTACGCTTTGGAGCGGCGCCTCTGTGCCTACCGCGGCGCAGGATAGCAAGGTGGTGTTAACCGCGCCTGAAGGGATGGATCAGGTGTGGTCGCCGACGCTGTGGCAGATGCAGGGGAAGTGGTGGATCTACTTTACGGCTCGCATGAACAAGGGCGGCCATGCCATCTTTGTGTTGTCGTCAGATACGACTGATGTGTTTGGTAGCTACACGTTTCATGGTGCGCTGGAGCTGGGAAGACCTTCGATTGATCCGTCATTGTTGATGGTGAAGGGCGTGCCGTACCTGATGTATGTGACAGTGGATCGTGGTGAGAATGCGATCTGGATGACGAAGCTTGCATCGCCATTGCAGCCGGTGGGTGAGAAGGCATTGATTGCGGAACCGGAGTTCGCGTGGGAGCGTGGTGCGGGGACGACGAAGAACTATCCCGTGAATGAAGGGCCTACAACGCTGTATCACGCGGGTAAGACTTTCATTGTGTATTCGGGGAGCGATACGGCATCGCCACGATATTGCTTGGGATTGTTGACGTTTCGTGGCGGCGATCCGTTAGTGCGGACGAACTGGGTGAAGATGCCGCAACCGGTGTTTGAGGCGAATCCTGCGAATGGGATTTATGGGCCGGGGCGTGGCACGTTTGCGCAGGATGCTGGCGGTTGGTGGCTGCTGTATGCGGCCAAGGCTACGGATGATCCTACGTCTCGGAATCGTGCGGTGCGGGCGCAGCGATTTACGTGGAAGGATGGCGTGCCGGTGTTTGGTGTGCCGATGAAGGATGGGCCGATCAACTCTCGCTGA
- a CDS encoding MGH1-like glycoside hydrolase domain-containing protein — translation MSHTTAEEHRLEENRTRQKNWQRWGTYLPERQWGTVREDYSADGNVWTSFPYEMAQYRAYRWGEDGLLGWTDRQCRVCFSTALWNGQDSHLKERLFGLGNQEGNHGEDVKEQFYYLDATPTHSYCKALYKYPQRAFPYQQLREENKRRGYNDLEYELLDTGIFDESRYFDILIEYAKADDEDTLIRITASNRGPDAAPLYLLPTLTLRNNWSWRNLEATGKTRPIIRKRAETGVRAVHKMLGTYNFYALTGSQLTPSELLFTENDTNFFRLDPNYKGEPHYSKDGFDRYIVHGDANAVKHTEGTRCALLFKDTIPAGESRSVYLRLVRLPTADMPHPPRIEAEQAAAIFDQRIAEANDFYGTHIPLQATKEERNVSRQAYAGLLWCKQFYYFIAQQWMSGDSTQVAPPPRSKKSAEWRHLFCRDVLSMPDKWEYPWFAAWDTAFHMIPMAQIDPEFAKNQLLLLLREWYMHPNGQMPAYEFAFGDVNPPVHAWAVWHVYRLGIDKNNEGDIEFLERAFQKLLLNFTWWVNRNDQSGRNLFGGGFLGLDNIGVFDRSIPLPQDTLLHQADGTAWMGLYCSVMLTMALELAHRRSSAYEDIANKFFEHYISIIDAINSSSGNGLWDEEEGFYFDRLEKTDGSNSTALKARSLVGIAPLYAVCILKKGTVKGLNDFKKRIDWFLDYKTELKNFVTTAKSGNPEIDNSRWIAIAPRDRMERILRRVFDESEFLSPHGIRGLSRHHLEHPFETEIHGQRFTVRYVPAEGDSGMFGGNSNWRGPVWFPMNMLLITALERYYLVYGDSFTMEYPTGSGEQKTFVEIAEDIARRMVNLFLPDKDGYRPSHGREHRYADDPHWKNLILFSEYFDGDTGRGVGASHQTGWTALAATLIHGLYTRRALRNRAQ, via the coding sequence ATGTCACACACCACCGCCGAAGAACATCGCTTAGAAGAAAATCGGACCCGTCAAAAGAACTGGCAGCGCTGGGGCACTTACCTTCCGGAACGCCAGTGGGGCACCGTGCGCGAAGACTACTCCGCCGATGGCAATGTGTGGACTAGCTTTCCCTACGAGATGGCGCAGTACCGTGCCTATCGCTGGGGCGAGGACGGTCTTCTCGGATGGACCGACCGCCAATGCCGCGTCTGCTTCTCAACCGCGCTGTGGAACGGCCAGGACTCGCACCTGAAGGAGCGCCTCTTCGGCCTCGGCAATCAGGAAGGCAATCACGGCGAAGACGTCAAAGAGCAGTTCTACTATCTCGACGCCACACCCACGCACAGCTACTGCAAGGCGCTCTACAAGTATCCGCAACGTGCCTTCCCGTACCAGCAGCTGCGCGAAGAAAACAAGCGTCGTGGCTACAACGACCTTGAGTACGAACTACTCGACACCGGCATCTTCGACGAGAGCCGTTACTTCGACATCCTCATCGAATACGCCAAGGCCGACGATGAAGACACGCTCATCCGCATCACCGCCTCCAATCGCGGCCCTGACGCTGCACCGCTCTACCTGCTGCCCACGTTGACGCTGCGCAACAACTGGTCATGGCGCAATCTTGAAGCCACCGGCAAAACGCGTCCCATCATTCGCAAGCGCGCAGAGACAGGCGTCCGCGCCGTCCACAAGATGCTGGGCACATATAACTTTTACGCGCTCACCGGCAGCCAACTCACGCCCAGTGAACTGCTCTTCACTGAGAACGACACCAACTTCTTCCGCCTCGACCCCAACTACAAAGGCGAGCCGCATTACAGCAAAGACGGCTTCGATCGTTACATCGTTCACGGCGACGCCAACGCCGTGAAACACACAGAGGGCACACGCTGCGCACTGCTCTTCAAAGACACCATCCCCGCAGGCGAAAGCCGATCCGTCTACTTGCGCCTCGTCCGACTGCCAACAGCAGATATGCCCCATCCGCCGCGCATTGAAGCGGAACAAGCAGCAGCCATCTTCGATCAACGCATCGCAGAAGCAAACGATTTTTATGGAACGCACATCCCGCTCCAGGCCACCAAGGAAGAGCGCAACGTCTCGCGCCAGGCTTACGCAGGACTGCTATGGTGCAAGCAGTTCTACTACTTCATCGCGCAGCAGTGGATGAGCGGCGACTCAACACAGGTAGCGCCACCACCGCGCAGTAAAAAGTCTGCGGAGTGGCGTCACCTCTTCTGTCGTGACGTTCTCTCCATGCCCGACAAGTGGGAGTACCCATGGTTCGCCGCATGGGACACTGCATTCCACATGATCCCCATGGCGCAGATCGATCCGGAGTTCGCAAAGAACCAACTGTTGCTCCTGCTGCGTGAGTGGTACATGCACCCCAACGGGCAAATGCCCGCATACGAGTTCGCATTCGGCGACGTCAATCCGCCCGTGCATGCATGGGCCGTATGGCACGTCTATCGCCTCGGCATTGATAAGAACAACGAAGGCGACATCGAGTTCCTGGAACGCGCCTTCCAGAAGCTGTTGCTCAACTTCACATGGTGGGTCAACCGCAACGACCAGTCAGGACGCAACCTCTTCGGCGGCGGCTTCCTCGGCCTCGACAATATCGGCGTCTTCGACCGTTCCATCCCGCTGCCACAAGACACCCTCCTACATCAGGCCGATGGCACAGCATGGATGGGACTGTACTGCTCCGTCATGCTCACCATGGCGCTCGAACTTGCGCACCGCCGCTCCAGCGCGTACGAAGACATTGCAAACAAGTTCTTCGAGCACTACATCTCCATCATCGATGCCATCAATTCCAGCAGTGGCAACGGCCTATGGGATGAGGAAGAAGGCTTCTACTTCGACCGCCTCGAAAAAACCGATGGGAGCAACTCCACCGCACTCAAGGCACGCAGCCTCGTCGGCATCGCACCGCTCTATGCCGTCTGCATCCTGAAGAAAGGCACCGTCAAAGGTCTGAACGATTTCAAAAAGCGCATCGACTGGTTCCTTGATTACAAAACCGAACTCAAGAACTTCGTAACCACTGCGAAGAGCGGCAACCCTGAAATCGATAACTCGCGCTGGATCGCCATCGCTCCGCGCGACCGCATGGAACGCATCCTCCGCCGCGTCTTCGACGAATCAGAATTCCTTTCGCCACACGGCATCCGTGGCCTTTCGCGTCATCACCTCGAACATCCCTTTGAGACGGAAATCCACGGCCAGCGCTTCACCGTACGCTACGTTCCCGCAGAGGGCGACAGCGGCATGTTCGGCGGCAACAGCAACTGGCGCGGCCCCGTATGGTTCCCCATGAACATGCTGCTCATCACCGCGCTCGAGCGTTACTACCTCGTCTACGGCGACAGCTTCACCATGGAATACCCCACCGGCAGCGGCGAACAAAAGACCTTCGTTGAAATCGCCGAAGACATCGCTCGCCGCATGGTGAACCTCTTCCTTCCAGACAAGGATGGCTATCGTCCCAGCCACGGCCGCGAACATCGTTACGCTGACGACCCCCACTGGAAGAACCTCATTCTGTTCAGCGAATACTTTGACGGCGACACGGGCCGCGGTGTTGGAGCCTCGCACCAGACCGGCTGGACCGCCCTCGCCGCCACGCTCATCCACGGCCTTTACACACGCCGTGCCCTACGCAACCGCGCCCAATAG